The proteins below come from a single Beutenbergia cavernae DSM 12333 genomic window:
- the hisB gene encoding imidazoleglycerol-phosphate dehydratase HisB has product MSSSESTRTARIERSTSESSVVVEVDLDGTGRTDVSTSVPFFDHMLTALGKHSLVDLTVRATGDTDIDVHHTVEDTAICLGEALREALGDKAGIARFGDATVPLDEALALAVVDVSGRPYCVHSGEPEGQEYHLVGGHFTGSLTRHVFESIALHAGICLHVRVLAGRDPHHVVEAQFKAFARALRAAVARDERVVGVPSTKGAL; this is encoded by the coding sequence GTGAGCTCGAGCGAGTCGACGCGCACGGCGCGGATCGAACGGTCGACGTCCGAGTCGAGCGTGGTGGTCGAGGTCGACCTCGACGGCACCGGCCGGACCGACGTCTCGACGAGCGTGCCGTTCTTCGACCACATGCTCACGGCGCTCGGCAAGCACTCGCTCGTCGACCTCACCGTCCGTGCCACCGGCGACACCGACATCGACGTGCACCACACCGTCGAGGACACCGCGATCTGCCTCGGCGAGGCGCTGCGCGAGGCGCTGGGCGACAAGGCCGGCATCGCGCGGTTCGGCGACGCGACGGTGCCGCTCGACGAGGCGCTCGCCCTCGCCGTCGTCGACGTGTCCGGCCGGCCGTACTGCGTGCACTCCGGGGAGCCCGAGGGGCAGGAGTACCACCTCGTCGGCGGGCACTTCACGGGGTCCCTGACGCGGCACGTGTTCGAGTCGATCGCCCTGCACGCCGGGATCTGCCTCCACGTCCGCGTGCTCGCGGGCCGCGACCCGCACCACGTCGTGGAGGCGCAGTTCAAGGCGTTCGCGCGGGCGCTGCGGGCGGCCGTGGCCCGGGACGAGCGCGTCGTCGGCGTCCCCTCCACCAAGGGTGCGCTGTGA